In Nymphaea colorata isolate Beijing-Zhang1983 chromosome 5, ASM883128v2, whole genome shotgun sequence, one genomic interval encodes:
- the LOC116254407 gene encoding uncharacterized protein At1g24485-like, which yields MAGSVVLFAGLCIAIQILSGFADKLSLSIDCGDSTGTRTDELGIKWVGDGDYINTGQTAKVHVNNSYYQEQNTLRYFPFQKKSCYVIPGAARGRKHMIRASFFYGNYDGKSSPPSFDLQFDGNPWVTVETSSSESYYHEVIYAPKRDNISVCVAQTSPDQIPFISALIIRELAPEAYDTNDMEDVHRWRKRVAFGAKDFVRSPDDPYNRYWHPSGEIDEVVTVKRDNTSFIKNFTDIPGLIYLILIYLILITVDS from the exons ATGGCAGGATCCGTGGTCCTCTTTGCCGGCTTATGCATTGCGATCCAAATTTTGTCAGGATTTGCTGACAAGC TGTCCTTGAGCATCGATTGCGGAGATTCAACGGGTACGCGCACCGACGAGCTGGGCATCAAATGGGTCGGCGACGGCGATTATATTAACACAGGGCAAACAGCGAAGGTCCATGTTAACAATTCATACTACCAAGAACAGAATACGCTCCGTTACTTTCCCTTCCAAAAGAAGAGCTGCTACGTGATACCAGGCGCGGCGAGGGGAAGGAAGCACATGATACGGGCATCCTTCTTCTATGGTAACTACGACGGGAAGTCATCGCCACCATCCTTCGATCTTCAGTTTGATGGCAATCCTTGGGTGACAGTGGAGACTTCATCCAGCGAGTCCTACTATCATGAAGTAATATATGCACCCAAGAGAGACAACATCAGCGTTTGTGTTGCTCAGACGTCGCCCGACCAGATACCCTTCATCTCCGCCCTTATAATTAGGGAACTTGCGCCGGAAGCGTACGATACGAACGACATGGAAGACGTCCACCGCTGGCGGAAAAGGGTAGCCTTTGGGGCGAAGGACTTCGTAAG GTCTCCTGATGACCCCTACAATCGTTATTGGCATCCAAGTGGTGAGATCGACGAAGTAGTGACTGTGAAGAGAGATAACACGAGCTTCATCAAAAACTTCACCGATATTCCGGGACTGATCTATTTAATTTTGATCTACTTAATTTTGATTACTGTGGATTCATGA